The following proteins are encoded in a genomic region of Candidatus Moraniibacteriota bacterium:
- a CDS encoding toprim domain-containing protein, giving the protein MNYGNISPREYLREKNIEFREVNGELVMKCIFGDCDSDSTENEAHLWMNAETGQYQCKKCQAEGNLLTLAKHLGDRIVDVVKQPKIQKLKKVFDPSLVDFCHDRLPDEIRKYLNNRGLNNELINEYKLGWWVSRNGNRISIPVKNESGEYIYLKLRKDPSDSSKGNKYIFYPNASSSLFGIELLRKEKGRVFICEGELDCILLQSKGLIAVTSTAGAGTFKKEWIKEFEHLKEAYIVFDNDDEGRAGSEMVAKKLSAIDGLEVKIIRLPEAVGEKGDITDYFVKLNGTKKELTRLAEPFEMETEEAEDDDTDERKNQSDLIVELVKENKRIVLFHDDARSPYISLPVSGHNEILNLKDQNFKYWLGKKFWDKYKKAPNSDSINNALNIIKGEAIFNGSEYKLECRVAIRDDAIWYDLSNKKWQAVKITKDGWEIVDNSPIMFRRYSHQKAHPLPVRGVAIELLLPFINIRDNGQQLLLLVYIISCFIPGFPHPVINIYGAQGSAKSTLFKLIKKLVDPSLIEVSSFPQGEDSFVLKLSHHWCILFDNVSFLSDQTSDLLCKAVTGAAFSKRELYSDDNDVIHTFRRCLGINGINLVTSKPDLLERSLLFELDRIPPEDRKLEQDIIDNFEQMLPELLGSIFDIVSETMKVKPGMSAQNLTRMADFAHWGSAIARALGHKETEFLEAYRNNIANQNNEVLLENFEAITILTFMEYRDEWEGTASELLEELKIIAGKLQIDIKEKGFPKSANNLSKRINRLKTNLEEAGIKVYRKEENRQRIIRFQRVGKSVVSIDASLQDGVLNNDSNGKNDENASLSEQKSLLEKEGGVVEAEKYSDEYDIAEEIDF; this is encoded by the coding sequence ATGAACTACGGTAATATCTCGCCGCGAGAGTATCTGCGAGAAAAAAACATTGAATTCAGGGAAGTAAACGGTGAACTGGTAATGAAGTGCATTTTTGGAGATTGCGATAGCGACAGTACGGAAAACGAAGCGCATCTTTGGATGAATGCCGAGACTGGGCAATACCAATGCAAGAAATGCCAGGCAGAGGGAAACCTCCTAACGCTTGCTAAACATCTTGGCGATAGGATAGTTGATGTTGTTAAGCAGCCGAAAATTCAAAAACTTAAAAAGGTGTTTGATCCAAGCCTAGTGGATTTTTGCCATGACAGACTGCCGGATGAGATTAGAAAATATTTGAATAACCGCGGTTTGAATAACGAACTGATTAACGAATATAAACTGGGTTGGTGGGTTTCTCGAAATGGAAACAGAATAAGTATTCCGGTTAAAAACGAATCAGGCGAATACATATATTTGAAACTGAGGAAAGACCCGAGTGATTCGAGTAAGGGAAATAAGTATATTTTCTATCCCAATGCCAGTTCCAGCTTATTTGGCATAGAACTACTGCGAAAAGAAAAAGGTAGGGTATTTATTTGCGAAGGTGAGTTGGATTGCATCCTGCTTCAGTCGAAAGGATTGATAGCAGTAACTTCCACGGCCGGTGCGGGAACTTTCAAAAAGGAATGGATAAAGGAATTTGAGCATCTTAAGGAAGCATATATAGTTTTTGACAACGATGACGAGGGGAGAGCCGGATCGGAAATGGTGGCTAAAAAACTATCGGCCATTGACGGACTGGAGGTTAAAATAATTCGTCTTCCTGAAGCAGTGGGTGAAAAAGGAGATATTACCGATTATTTTGTAAAGCTGAACGGCACGAAAAAAGAGTTAACCAGATTGGCTGAACCGTTTGAAATGGAAACCGAAGAAGCTGAGGATGACGACACGGATGAAAGAAAAAACCAAAGCGACCTTATTGTTGAATTAGTGAAGGAAAACAAGAGGATTGTTCTTTTCCATGATGACGCTAGAAGTCCGTATATCAGTCTGCCGGTTTCCGGACATAACGAGATATTAAATCTGAAGGATCAGAATTTCAAATATTGGCTGGGAAAGAAGTTTTGGGATAAATACAAAAAGGCTCCCAATTCCGATTCCATTAACAATGCCCTTAATATTATTAAAGGTGAGGCAATATTTAACGGATCGGAATATAAGCTGGAATGTCGGGTGGCGATTAGAGACGATGCTATTTGGTATGATCTTTCCAATAAAAAATGGCAGGCAGTAAAGATTACCAAAGACGGATGGGAAATTGTGGATAATTCTCCGATAATGTTTCGCCGATATTCCCACCAGAAAGCGCATCCCTTGCCAGTAAGGGGAGTGGCCATTGAATTATTATTGCCATTCATAAACATTAGGGATAATGGACAACAGCTTTTGCTTCTGGTTTATATAATCAGCTGTTTCATTCCCGGCTTTCCACATCCGGTTATCAATATTTATGGTGCCCAAGGTTCAGCTAAGAGCACCCTATTCAAATTGATTAAAAAGTTAGTCGATCCATCGCTTATCGAGGTATCTAGTTTTCCCCAAGGCGAAGACAGTTTTGTTTTAAAGCTGTCTCATCATTGGTGTATTCTCTTCGATAATGTTTCCTTTTTGTCCGATCAGACTTCAGATTTGCTTTGCAAGGCAGTGACAGGCGCGGCCTTTTCCAAAAGAGAACTTTACAGCGATGACAACGATGTCATACATACTTTCCGGAGGTGCTTGGGAATAAATGGAATAAATTTGGTTACATCCAAGCCGGATTTATTGGAAAGGAGTTTGTTGTTTGAACTGGACAGAATTCCGCCAGAAGACCGAAAATTGGAGCAGGATATTATTGATAATTTTGAGCAAATGTTGCCGGAACTATTAGGAAGCATTTTTGACATAGTCTCTGAAACAATGAAAGTTAAACCAGGGATGAGTGCTCAAAATTTGACCAGGATGGCTGATTTTGCCCATTGGGGTTCGGCTATTGCCAGAGCTTTAGGGCACAAGGAGACAGAATTTCTGGAAGCTTACCGCAATAATATAGCCAACCAGAATAACGAAGTGCTTTTGGAGAATTTCGAAGCTATAACCATCCTCACTTTTATGGAATACAGGGATGAATGGGAAGGAACCGCGTCGGAACTACTGGAAGAATTGAAAATTATAGCTGGAAAGCTGCAAATTGACATCAAAGAAAAAGGATTTCCTAAAAGTGCCAATAATCTTAGTAAAAGAATCAACCGTCTGAAAACTAACTTGGAAGAAGCTGGGATAAAAGTTTACCGCAAGGAAGAAAACAGGCAAAGGATAATACGCTTCCAACGAGTTGGCAAATCAGTCGTTTCTATCGATGCATCGTTGCAAGATGGCGTTTTAAATAACGATAGCAACGGTAAAAACGATGAAAACGCAAGCTTGTCGGAGCAAAAAAGCTTGCTTGAAAAGGAAGGAGGTGTAGTTGAAGCGGAAAAATACAGCGATGAATATGACATTGCTGAGGAAATAGATTTTTAG